A single window of [Clostridium] hylemonae DSM 15053 DNA harbors:
- a CDS encoding phosphoribosylformylglycinamidine synthase, producing MSSVKRVYVEKKPGFAVQAEDLRHEVKSYLGIGGIEDVRVLIRYDVENISEDIFERALNGIFSEPPVDTLYKEEFPVKEGSRIFSVEFLPGQFDQRADSAVQCVQFIKADEQPVIRTATTYVIEGSITDEEFAAVKEHCINPVDSRETGMDKPETLVTAFEEPDDVIIFDGFKEMAEDELMELYRSLGLAMTFKDFRHIQDYFRAEESRDPSMTEIRVLDTYWSDHCRHTTFSTELKDITFGEGDYREPIEAAYKQYIADHSEIFKGREDKFVCLMDLALMAMRKLKREGKLEDQEESDEINACSIVVPVTVDGVEEEWLVNFKNETHNHPTEIEPFGGAATCLGGAIRDPLSGRTYVYQAMRVTGAADPTVSVKDTMKGKLPQKKLVREAAHGYSSYGNQIGLATGAVKEIYHPNYVAKRMEIGAVLGAAPRRAVIRETSDPGDIIILLGGRTGRDGCGGATGSSKVHTEESIETCGAEVQKGNPPTERKIQRLFRREEVSRLIKKCNDFGAGGVSVAIGELADGLRVDLDKVPKKYAGLDGTEIAISESQERMAVVVDPKDVEEFMAYAKEENLEATKVAVVTEEPRLVLSWRGKEIVNLSRAFLDTNGAHQETAVSVDIPNREDTVLVREEVKDVRAKWLDTLRDLNVCSQKGLVEMFDGSIGASSVFMPHGGKYQMTETQAMVARLPVLTGDCDTVTMMSYGFDPYLSTWSPFHGAVYAVTESVAKIVAAGGDHSKIRFTFQEYFRRMTEDPHRWSQPFAALLGAYNAQLGFGLPSIGGKDSMSGTFEEIDVPPTLVSFAVDVASEKDIITPELKKAGSKLVWLRIETDAYDVPVYSQVMDQYKKFTGDIRSGKIISAYALDRHGIAAAVSKMAFGNKMGVKIEHNVDARDLFAPAFGDIIAEVPADKVGELSITYTVIGEVTADAALSYGDMRIDLCEAGAAWTETLEKVFPTRSEAEGGPTAFFLAGKASEDGRLGEDGCFRTSNVHVCTHKIGQPVVFIPVFPGTNCEYDSARAFERAGARVVTKVFRNMDAADITDSVNVFAKAIGQSQIIMFPGGFSAGDEPDGSAKFFATAFQNEKMKEAVLKLLGERDGLALGVCNGFQTLIKLGLVPEGGIVGQNADSPTLTYNTIGRHISKMVYTKVVTDKSPWLAGAELGGVYTNPASHGEGRFVADDKTIARLFANGQVATQYCDPDGNISMDEEWNVNGSYYAIEGITSPDGRVLGKMAHSERRGRSVAVNIYGEQDMKIFESGVKYFK from the coding sequence ATGAGCAGTGTAAAACGAGTGTATGTAGAGAAAAAACCAGGCTTTGCCGTACAGGCAGAAGACCTTAGGCATGAAGTGAAAAGTTATCTCGGCATCGGCGGGATAGAGGATGTGCGTGTGCTTATCCGTTACGATGTGGAGAATATCTCTGAGGATATATTTGAGAGGGCTCTGAACGGGATTTTCTCGGAACCGCCGGTGGATACTTTATATAAAGAAGAATTTCCGGTGAAGGAAGGAAGCAGGATCTTCTCTGTGGAGTTTCTTCCGGGACAGTTTGACCAGCGGGCGGATTCTGCCGTACAGTGCGTGCAGTTTATCAAGGCGGACGAGCAGCCGGTCATCCGCACTGCCACGACTTATGTGATCGAAGGCAGCATTACAGACGAGGAGTTTGCGGCGGTCAAGGAACACTGCATCAACCCCGTAGACTCGAGAGAGACAGGGATGGACAAGCCGGAGACGCTCGTTACGGCGTTTGAAGAGCCTGACGATGTGATCATATTTGACGGGTTCAAAGAGATGGCGGAGGATGAGCTTATGGAGCTGTACCGTTCCCTCGGCCTTGCCATGACATTTAAAGACTTCCGGCACATTCAGGATTATTTCAGGGCAGAGGAAAGCAGAGACCCGTCCATGACGGAGATCCGCGTGCTGGATACATACTGGTCGGACCACTGCCGTCATACGACCTTCTCCACCGAACTTAAGGATATCACGTTCGGGGAAGGCGATTACAGGGAACCGATCGAAGCGGCATATAAGCAGTACATCGCAGACCACAGCGAGATATTCAAAGGCCGCGAGGACAAGTTCGTCTGCCTTATGGACCTTGCGCTGATGGCCATGAGAAAGCTGAAAAGGGAAGGGAAGCTTGAAGACCAGGAAGAGTCGGACGAGATCAATGCGTGCAGTATCGTTGTGCCGGTAACGGTCGACGGGGTGGAAGAAGAGTGGCTCGTCAACTTTAAGAATGAGACGCATAACCATCCGACAGAGATAGAACCGTTCGGAGGCGCCGCTACGTGTCTTGGCGGCGCGATCCGTGACCCGCTGTCAGGCCGTACTTACGTGTATCAGGCGATGCGTGTCACCGGGGCCGCAGACCCGACCGTATCCGTGAAGGATACGATGAAGGGCAAGCTTCCGCAGAAGAAGCTTGTGCGGGAGGCCGCTCACGGCTACAGTTCTTACGGCAACCAGATCGGTCTGGCGACCGGCGCGGTCAAGGAGATCTATCACCCGAACTATGTGGCAAAGCGTATGGAGATCGGCGCTGTGCTCGGCGCGGCTCCGAGACGTGCGGTCATCCGTGAGACGTCCGATCCGGGCGATATCATCATCCTGCTCGGCGGCCGTACAGGCCGCGACGGATGCGGCGGCGCCACCGGTTCCTCCAAGGTGCACACAGAAGAGTCGATCGAGACGTGCGGCGCAGAAGTACAGAAGGGAAATCCGCCGACGGAGCGGAAGATCCAGCGTCTGTTCAGACGGGAAGAGGTGAGCAGGCTCATCAAGAAATGTAACGACTTCGGGGCCGGCGGTGTGTCGGTGGCGATCGGAGAGCTGGCCGACGGCCTCAGAGTGGATCTCGACAAGGTGCCGAAGAAATACGCGGGTCTGGACGGCACGGAGATCGCCATCTCTGAATCCCAGGAGCGTATGGCAGTTGTCGTGGATCCGAAAGATGTAGAGGAATTCATGGCGTACGCCAAAGAAGAGAATCTGGAGGCCACAAAGGTTGCGGTCGTGACCGAAGAGCCGAGGCTTGTACTGTCCTGGAGAGGAAAGGAGATCGTCAATCTTTCCCGCGCCTTCCTTGACACGAACGGCGCCCACCAGGAGACTGCAGTGAGCGTCGATATACCGAACCGTGAAGATACGGTTCTCGTACGGGAAGAAGTGAAGGATGTGAGGGCAAAGTGGCTTGATACGCTGAGAGACTTGAATGTGTGTTCACAGAAAGGTCTTGTGGAGATGTTCGACGGTTCCATCGGAGCCTCTTCCGTGTTCATGCCCCACGGCGGAAAGTATCAGATGACGGAGACACAGGCCATGGTGGCCAGGCTTCCTGTACTCACCGGGGACTGCGACACAGTGACGATGATGAGTTATGGATTTGACCCGTATCTCTCTACGTGGAGCCCCTTCCACGGAGCAGTCTATGCGGTGACCGAATCTGTTGCAAAGATCGTGGCGGCCGGCGGGGACCACAGCAAGATCCGTTTTACGTTCCAGGAGTATTTCCGCCGCATGACAGAGGATCCGCACAGATGGAGCCAGCCTTTTGCAGCGCTTCTCGGCGCTTATAACGCCCAGCTTGGGTTCGGACTGCCGTCTATCGGGGGCAAGGACAGTATGTCAGGGACATTTGAGGAGATCGATGTTCCGCCGACCCTCGTGTCGTTTGCAGTAGATGTGGCTTCAGAAAAAGATATCATCACGCCGGAACTTAAGAAGGCAGGCAGTAAGCTCGTGTGGCTGCGCATCGAGACGGATGCGTATGACGTTCCGGTGTACAGTCAGGTGATGGATCAGTACAAAAAGTTCACCGGCGACATCCGCAGCGGAAAGATCATATCCGCCTATGCGCTTGACCGGCACGGGATCGCCGCGGCAGTGAGCAAGATGGCGTTCGGAAATAAAATGGGCGTTAAGATCGAACACAACGTGGACGCGCGGGATCTGTTCGCCCCTGCATTCGGAGATATTATCGCGGAAGTTCCGGCGGACAAAGTCGGAGAACTGAGCATTACGTATACAGTTATCGGGGAAGTGACAGCGGATGCCGCGCTTTCCTACGGCGATATGAGAATAGACCTCTGTGAGGCCGGCGCCGCGTGGACAGAGACGCTTGAGAAAGTATTCCCGACCAGATCAGAGGCAGAAGGCGGCCCGACAGCGTTCTTTCTGGCCGGAAAAGCGTCGGAGGACGGCAGACTCGGAGAGGACGGGTGCTTCCGCACGTCAAACGTACATGTGTGCACCCACAAGATCGGACAGCCCGTCGTGTTTATACCGGTGTTCCCCGGAACGAACTGTGAATATGACAGCGCGAGAGCATTCGAGCGCGCAGGGGCGCGGGTGGTCACAAAGGTATTCCGCAATATGGACGCGGCGGACATCACCGATTCTGTGAATGTGTTTGCGAAGGCCATCGGCCAGTCTCAGATCATCATGTTCCCGGGCGGATTCAGCGCGGGGGACGAGCCGGACGGTTCCGCAAAGTTTTTTGCGACGGCGTTCCAAAATGAGAAGATGAAGGAGGCAGTGCTTAAGCTGCTCGGGGAGCGCGACGGGCTGGCGCTCGGCGTATGCAACGGTTTCCAGACGCTTATTAAGCTCGGACTTGTGCCGGAGGGCGGTATCGTCGGACAGAATGCAGATTCCCCGACGCTTACGTACAATACGATCGGACGCCATATATCCAAGATGGTGTACACGAAAGTCGTGACGGATAAGTCACCGTGGCTTGCGGGAGCAGAACTCGGCGGAGTGTATACGAATCCGGCGTCCCACGGCGAGGGCCGATTTGTGGCGGACGACAAGACGATCGCCCGTCTGTTTGCAAACGGACAGGTGGCGACTCAGTATTGTGATCCGGACGGCAATATAAGCATGGACGAAGAATGGAATGTCAACGGCTCCTATTACGCGATCGAAGGCATCACGAGCCCGGACGGACGTGTGCTCGGCAAGATGGCGCACTCTGAGAGACGCGGGCGCTCTGTGGCAGTGAACATATACGGAGAACAGGATATGAAGATCTTTGAATCCGGCGTGAAATATTTTAAATAA
- a CDS encoding TIGR01906 family membrane protein, with protein MKKAHKIIAAAAMLFLITAILITSFQFAAYGDPDYKFYEKEYARYNVTEDLGMEMPEVMAVTKHMMAYLIGEEEELSVITDVDGERQDFFNEQDRAHMADVKNLFLGGLKVRTVCLVVFLLLLLLLAVMKADLKRLIPGAYFAGLGLFLIIVLLLGLLFASDFTKYFTIFHEIFFTNDLWLFDPATDYMIRMLPEGFFSDMTLRIGLVFVGSLAVIGLLMGIWRFAISKRAENKNK; from the coding sequence ATGAAAAAAGCACACAAAATTATTGCTGCAGCGGCGATGCTGTTTCTGATCACAGCCATTTTGATCACGAGTTTCCAGTTTGCCGCGTACGGAGATCCAGACTATAAGTTTTATGAGAAGGAATATGCCAGGTATAACGTGACGGAAGATCTCGGCATGGAGATGCCGGAGGTCATGGCAGTCACAAAGCATATGATGGCCTACCTGATCGGGGAAGAGGAGGAGCTGTCTGTGATCACGGATGTGGACGGGGAGCGGCAGGACTTCTTTAATGAACAGGACAGGGCGCACATGGCGGATGTGAAGAATCTTTTTCTGGGAGGGCTCAAAGTGCGGACGGTCTGCCTCGTTGTATTCCTTCTGCTGCTGCTTCTTCTCGCAGTCATGAAAGCGGACTTGAAGCGGCTCATTCCGGGAGCTTATTTTGCGGGACTGGGGCTGTTTCTCATCATCGTGCTGCTGCTGGGACTGCTGTTCGCGTCTGACTTTACGAAATACTTTACCATATTCCATGAGATATTTTTTACAAACGACCTCTGGCTCTTTGACCCTGCCACAGACTATATGATACGCATGCTGCCGGAAGGCTTCTTTTCCGACATGACGCTTCGTATCGGGCTCGTGTTCGTAGGGAGCCTTGCCGTCATCGGGCTTCTAATGGGTATATGGCGCTTCGCCATATCAAAAAGAGCTGAGAATAAAAATAAGTAA
- a CDS encoding LysR family transcriptional regulator: MDINYELYKVFYYVATTLSFSEASKQLFISQSAVSQSIKALEKKLNETLFIRSTKKVRLTPEGEILLRHIEPAINLIKRGETQIMDAASHGGQIRIGASDTICRYFLVPYLEKFHKSFPGAHIKVTNATSIRCAELLESGQVDLIVVNYPNSYLGNAASVKTIKTFRDVFIANASFSALKGRALSFRELLEYPILMLDKKSTTSEFLHALFQQHQLDLVPEIELSSNDLLIDLASIGLGIAFIPDYCIPHKSTDLFTVQTKEKLPRRELAVAYNEHMPVSKAVEEFLRGLTGPEDTQA, encoded by the coding sequence ATGGATATCAATTATGAACTGTACAAAGTATTTTATTATGTGGCAACGACTCTGAGCTTCTCCGAAGCTTCCAAACAGCTCTTTATCTCCCAGTCCGCGGTGAGCCAGTCCATCAAGGCGCTTGAGAAGAAGCTGAATGAGACGCTCTTTATCCGGAGCACAAAAAAAGTCCGGCTCACGCCGGAGGGGGAGATACTTCTGCGCCATATAGAACCTGCCATCAACCTGATAAAGCGGGGAGAGACACAGATCATGGACGCCGCCTCACACGGCGGACAGATCCGCATCGGCGCCAGCGACACCATCTGCCGCTATTTTCTTGTTCCTTATCTCGAGAAATTCCACAAGTCCTTCCCGGGCGCCCACATCAAAGTGACAAACGCCACCTCCATCCGCTGCGCGGAACTTCTGGAGAGCGGCCAGGTGGATCTCATTGTCGTCAACTATCCGAACTCTTACCTCGGCAATGCCGCTTCTGTGAAGACGATCAAGACATTCCGGGACGTGTTCATCGCCAATGCATCCTTCTCCGCCCTGAAAGGGCGGGCGCTCTCCTTCCGGGAACTGCTGGAATATCCGATCCTCATGCTCGATAAGAAGAGCACGACCAGCGAATTCCTCCACGCCCTGTTCCAGCAGCACCAGCTGGACCTTGTCCCGGAGATCGAGCTGAGCAGCAACGACCTGCTCATAGACCTGGCGAGCATCGGTCTCGGGATCGCTTTCATCCCGGACTACTGTATCCCCCACAAATCCACGGACCTCTTTACCGTGCAGACGAAGGAGAAGCTGCCGAGGCGGGAACTGGCTGTCGCCTACAATGAACACATGCCTGTGTCAAAAGCAGTAGAAGAATTCCTGCGCGGTCTTACCGGGCCGGAAGATACGCAGGCATAA
- a CDS encoding ATP-dependent DNA helicase, protein MEQPLIRISVRRLVEFILQGGDIDNRTAGADKDAMLLGGKIHRKIQRRMGAGYRAEVGLKYVVGCRGFDLQIEGRADGIIEEDGKVVVDEIKGVFKELHTLGEPVEVHLAQAKCYAFIYAKQNSLKEIGVQMTYCNMETEEIKRFQFVYGAEELETWFYEVAGQYEKWARYELKWKEKRNASIKGVEFPFSYREGQKELVSSVYRTILRKKKLFIQAPTGVGKTMATVFPAVKAVGEGLGEKIFYLTAKTITRTVAQQAFETLKEQALRLKVITLTAKEKICFCEEANCNPDYCPYAKGHYDRVNDAVYELITTSDDMSRDVIEEQARRWNVCPFEMGLDVSLWVDAVICDYNYVFDPNAHLKRFFGDGVSGEYLFLIDEAHNLVERGREMYSAALYKEDLLEVKRLVKQEDAKLAGRLEECNKQMLALKRECETYEVLDSVSHIYLKLMNLMAELERYLEECTEEEKRKKVLDLYFAVRMFLGIYDRLDENYLIYAELENSGRFKVRLFCVNPAGNLKEFLDKGNSTIFFSATLLPIHYYKELLSTQSDDYAVYAESPFAEEHRLLLLGTDVSTKYTRRGADMYERYAGYLKLVAQTKKGNYIAFFPSYQFMEQVYEAFAALTQDCEDMEYVIQSQYMSEEAREIFLENFEEERSRSLMGFCVMGGIFSEGIDLAQDKLIGAVIVGTGLPQVCRERELLKTYFDGKGYRGFDYAYLYPGMNKVLQSAGRVIRTDEDRGVILLLDERFRDTRYRETFPREWTSMWYCSLRNVEALMRAFWEQDD, encoded by the coding sequence ATGGAACAGCCGTTAATAAGAATATCCGTGCGCAGGCTCGTGGAGTTTATCCTGCAGGGCGGGGACATAGATAACCGGACAGCGGGGGCGGATAAAGACGCCATGCTGCTTGGAGGTAAGATCCACCGGAAGATACAGCGGCGTATGGGAGCCGGTTACCGCGCGGAGGTGGGCCTAAAGTATGTGGTCGGCTGCCGCGGCTTTGACCTGCAGATCGAAGGACGGGCGGACGGCATTATAGAAGAGGACGGCAAGGTTGTGGTGGACGAAATCAAAGGCGTGTTCAAGGAACTTCACACGCTGGGCGAACCGGTGGAAGTACATCTCGCCCAGGCAAAGTGTTATGCGTTCATCTATGCGAAGCAGAACAGCCTTAAAGAGATCGGCGTCCAGATGACATACTGTAATATGGAGACAGAAGAGATCAAGCGGTTCCAGTTTGTATACGGGGCAGAGGAGCTTGAGACGTGGTTTTATGAAGTGGCAGGACAGTATGAGAAATGGGCCAGGTATGAGCTTAAGTGGAAGGAAAAGCGGAACGCGTCCATAAAGGGCGTGGAATTTCCATTCAGCTACAGAGAGGGGCAGAAAGAACTTGTATCTTCTGTCTACCGGACGATTCTGAGGAAAAAGAAGCTGTTCATACAGGCGCCTACCGGGGTGGGCAAGACGATGGCGACTGTGTTCCCGGCTGTAAAGGCAGTGGGGGAGGGGCTTGGGGAGAAGATATTTTACCTGACGGCCAAGACGATCACAAGAACTGTGGCGCAGCAGGCGTTTGAGACGCTGAAGGAACAGGCGCTGCGGCTCAAGGTCATAACGCTCACCGCAAAAGAGAAGATCTGCTTCTGTGAAGAGGCCAACTGCAACCCGGACTACTGTCCGTATGCGAAAGGGCATTACGACAGGGTGAATGATGCGGTGTATGAACTCATCACCACCTCCGACGACATGAGCAGGGACGTTATCGAGGAGCAGGCGCGCAGATGGAACGTCTGCCCGTTTGAGATGGGGCTTGATGTGTCGCTCTGGGTGGATGCGGTCATCTGTGATTACAATTACGTATTTGACCCGAACGCGCATTTGAAGCGCTTTTTCGGAGACGGCGTGAGCGGCGAATATCTGTTCCTCATCGATGAGGCGCACAATCTCGTGGAGCGGGGAAGGGAGATGTACAGCGCCGCTCTGTACAAGGAGGATCTGCTGGAGGTCAAAAGGCTCGTAAAGCAGGAGGACGCGAAGCTGGCGGGGCGGCTTGAGGAATGCAATAAACAGATGCTGGCGCTCAAGCGGGAGTGTGAGACGTATGAGGTGCTGGACAGTGTGTCGCACATCTATTTGAAGCTTATGAATCTCATGGCGGAACTGGAGCGGTATCTGGAGGAATGCACGGAGGAAGAGAAGCGGAAGAAGGTGCTGGATCTGTATTTTGCCGTGCGTATGTTTCTTGGCATATATGACAGGCTGGATGAGAACTATCTCATATACGCGGAACTTGAGAACTCCGGAAGGTTTAAGGTCCGTCTGTTCTGTGTGAATCCCGCCGGCAATCTGAAAGAATTTCTCGACAAGGGGAACAGTACCATATTTTTTTCCGCCACCCTTCTGCCCATTCATTATTACAAGGAGCTGCTCAGCACGCAGAGCGACGATTATGCAGTCTATGCCGAGTCGCCCTTTGCGGAAGAGCACCGGCTGCTTCTGCTCGGTACGGACGTAAGCACGAAGTATACGAGGCGGGGGGCGGACATGTATGAGCGCTATGCGGGGTACTTAAAGCTGGTGGCGCAGACAAAAAAGGGGAATTATATCGCGTTTTTCCCGTCCTATCAGTTTATGGAGCAGGTATACGAAGCATTTGCCGCTCTGACGCAGGACTGTGAAGATATGGAATATGTCATTCAGTCGCAGTACATGTCGGAGGAAGCGCGGGAGATTTTTCTTGAGAACTTTGAGGAAGAACGGTCGAGGAGCCTCATGGGATTCTGTGTCATGGGAGGCATCTTCTCGGAGGGGATCGACCTTGCGCAGGATAAGCTCATCGGGGCGGTCATCGTAGGGACGGGCCTTCCCCAGGTGTGCAGGGAGAGAGAGCTCTTAAAGACTTATTTTGACGGGAAGGGATACAGAGGCTTTGACTATGCCTATCTGTATCCGGGAATGAACAAGGTGCTGCAGTCCGCGGGGCGCGTCATAAGGACGGACGAGGACAGAGGCGTCATCCTGCTTCTGGACGAGCGTTTCCGGGATACAAGATACAGAGAGACCTTTCCGCGGGAATGGACGTCCATGTGGTACTGCAGCCTGAGAAATGTAGAAGCGCTCATGCGCGCGTTCTGGGAACAGGATGATTGA
- a CDS encoding TIGR03915 family putative DNA repair protein — protein MKTIYICTDTVTGIFSGIYDAWKAEGEEDTCGIALRGTLEQQLFCEYVETKETEHKAVVVEAMIQKHLGMPAYWDIYHAALAADAGKGDAILGTMLAARRIKESRRIMEHLSHPAVEKVFELSRTVGGEAHAFKGFLRFRELVNGVLFAEITPKNHVLTCLAPHFADRLPRENWMIYDNAHKTFVVHEAGKKWVLGLNEQLNIEMIHNISDREREYARLWQGFFRTISIQSRESRSRQLQHLPLRFQKNMVEFKQ, from the coding sequence ATGAAGACGATCTATATCTGTACGGATACGGTAACCGGCATATTTTCTGGTATATACGATGCATGGAAGGCAGAGGGGGAAGAGGACACGTGCGGGATCGCGCTGAGAGGGACGCTGGAGCAGCAGCTCTTCTGTGAATATGTGGAGACGAAAGAGACGGAGCACAAAGCGGTCGTTGTGGAGGCCATGATCCAGAAGCATCTCGGCATGCCCGCCTACTGGGATATCTACCATGCCGCGCTGGCGGCGGATGCAGGCAAGGGGGACGCGATCCTTGGCACGATGCTGGCGGCCAGAAGAATAAAGGAGAGCCGGAGGATCATGGAACATCTGAGCCATCCTGCGGTGGAGAAGGTGTTTGAGCTGAGCCGCACTGTCGGTGGGGAGGCGCATGCATTCAAGGGATTTTTGCGGTTCAGGGAGCTGGTGAACGGAGTGCTTTTTGCCGAGATCACGCCGAAGAATCATGTGCTCACCTGTCTGGCGCCTCATTTTGCGGACCGGCTTCCGCGGGAGAACTGGATGATCTACGACAATGCGCACAAGACGTTCGTCGTACACGAGGCGGGGAAAAAGTGGGTGCTCGGGCTGAATGAGCAGCTCAATATAGAGATGATCCACAATATATCGGACAGGGAACGGGAATATGCACGCCTCTGGCAGGGCTTCTTCCGTACGATCTCCATACAGTCAAGAGAGAGCCGGAGCAGACAGTTACAGCATTTGCCATTGCGGTTTCAGAAAAATATGGTAGAATTTAAGCAGTGA
- a CDS encoding putative DNA modification/repair radical SAM protein, giving the protein MRIQETMSMYDKLNILSDAAKYDVACTSSGTSRSGDGTGMGSCEQTGICHSFGADGRCISLLKILFTNECIYDCRYCINRRNNDVPRTSFTPEEVCTLTMEFYRRNYIEGLFLSSGILKSPNHTMELIYATLFKLRRECNFQGYIHVKAIPGADGELVRRVGFLADRMSVNLELPTAESLRLLAPHKTRKNILAPMRLVQNGMAENKYEIQTYRSAPRFVPAGQSTQMIIGATPESDFQIMQVAESLYKKFDLKRVFYSAFIHVNDDATLPARTDEGPPLLREHRLYQADWLLRYYHFEASELLSEENPNFNVLLDPKCNWALSHLEQFPVEINRADYKMLLRVPGIGYKSAVRIVKARRLGTLDFHDLKKIGVVLKRALYFITCSGRMMYPVKIEEDFIMRNLLDTKEKLPEGASGMTYRQLSLFDDMKFGTAGAVSLRFGRS; this is encoded by the coding sequence ATGAGGATCCAGGAGACGATGTCCATGTACGACAAACTGAATATTCTGTCCGACGCGGCGAAATATGACGTGGCATGCACGTCCAGCGGAACGTCCAGAAGCGGCGACGGGACCGGGATGGGAAGCTGTGAGCAGACTGGCATCTGCCACAGCTTCGGGGCGGACGGAAGATGTATCTCTCTTCTGAAGATACTTTTTACGAATGAATGTATCTATGACTGCAGGTACTGTATCAACCGGAGGAACAACGACGTGCCGCGGACGTCTTTTACGCCGGAGGAAGTCTGCACGCTGACGATGGAGTTTTACAGGCGGAACTATATCGAAGGGCTGTTTTTGAGCTCCGGGATACTGAAGAGTCCGAATCATACGATGGAACTGATCTATGCCACGCTGTTCAAGCTTCGCAGAGAATGTAATTTTCAGGGCTATATCCATGTGAAGGCCATTCCGGGCGCAGATGGGGAACTTGTGCGCAGGGTAGGTTTTCTGGCGGACAGGATGAGCGTGAATCTGGAACTGCCGACGGCGGAGAGCCTCAGGCTGCTGGCGCCTCATAAGACGAGAAAGAATATACTGGCCCCCATGCGGCTCGTGCAGAACGGTATGGCGGAGAACAAATACGAGATACAGACGTACCGGAGCGCGCCGCGGTTCGTGCCGGCGGGACAGAGTACACAGATGATCATCGGGGCTACGCCGGAGAGCGACTTTCAGATCATGCAGGTGGCGGAATCGCTGTATAAAAAGTTTGATCTGAAGCGGGTATTCTACTCGGCGTTTATCCACGTAAATGACGATGCGACCCTTCCGGCCCGGACGGACGAGGGTCCGCCGCTTTTGAGGGAACACCGGCTCTACCAGGCGGACTGGCTGCTGCGGTATTACCATTTTGAGGCGTCGGAGCTTCTGTCGGAGGAGAATCCGAACTTTAATGTACTGCTGGACCCGAAGTGTAACTGGGCGCTCAGCCATCTTGAACAGTTTCCGGTTGAGATCAACCGCGCGGACTATAAGATGCTGCTGCGCGTTCCGGGCATCGGTTACAAGTCCGCCGTGCGCATCGTGAAGGCGAGACGGCTCGGGACACTGGACTTTCACGACTTGAAGAAAATCGGCGTCGTGCTGAAGCGGGCGCTGTATTTTATCACATGCAGCGGCAGGATGATGTATCCGGTTAAGATAGAGGAAGACTTTATCATGCGGAACCTTCTGGACACGAAGGAAAAACTTCCGGAAGGAGCTTCGGGGATGACTTACCGGCAGCTCTCCCTCTTTGACGATATGAAGTTTGGGACAGCAGGAGCGGTCAGTCTTCGCTTCGGAAGATCATAA